The following proteins are co-located in the Bathymodiolus thermophilus thioautotrophic gill symbiont genome:
- a CDS encoding RHS repeat domain-containing protein produces the protein MQTQINIRHNIQKIYTSNTCPKGIHGNTSTLILGVTNDDSDIGHNSKITFTTNTSNTHYISVDAYNNNYTLIATIIGNNTNITLNPSDNYLYDANGNMTQNNNKLIQWTSFNKPKRFTSSNDTTAFAYAPNRNRYQKTQTKANSNTTITTTYIGKLYEQIKQNTHTEHKHFIYADGQLIAINIKTDTTANSPSIPDKTRYLHYDNLGSIDTITDGQGNIVERMAYTAFGQRRQGDWRANDPLLPIIPTLTNRGFTGHEHIDEMGFIHMNGRVYDPQIGRFLGADPTIQHPYSTQDYNRYSYTTNNPLKYVDMNGFGWFSEARRNIANSKKYGRQITSIGVLFIFPGVNIYAAGFLSSMIDSKGDLKQGGLSAFTAGFNAGVLHPMKAGFGKLIAHGLTGGICSRLSGGSFKSGFLELATGYGASWSGAYEAAGVSSQAVTWGQRAQNVVASYVVGGVAAELGDGKFKNGGMSVAFSRMFNDLTDDFTQSFSNIDDQVKNFIAKGADGAEFTKKDQARVNNIMKAITVIPVVRGTLPLANTTKGVYYRSTPHIPKVVDFIGGKYIPPSQPSNWPGIIGTGSSIIPRFSPENLEYEFWK, from the coding sequence ATGCAAACTCAAATTAACATACGCCACAACATCCAAAAGATTTATACATCAAACACCTGCCCCAAAGGCATCCATGGCAACACTAGCACTCTAATCTTAGGTGTCACCAACGACGATAGCGACATTGGTCACAACTCAAAAATCACCTTCACTACTAACACAAGCAACACTCACTATATTTCAGTAGACGCTTACAATAACAACTACACTCTAATAGCAACAATAATCGGTAACAATACCAACATCACCCTAAACCCATCAGACAATTACCTCTACGACGCCAACGGCAACATGACCCAAAACAACAACAAACTCATCCAATGGACCTCCTTCAACAAACCCAAACGCTTCACCAGCAGCAACGACACCACCGCCTTCGCCTACGCTCCCAACAGAAACCGATACCAAAAAACCCAGACCAAAGCCAACAGCAACACCACCATTACCACCACCTACATCGGCAAACTCTACGAACAAATCAAACAAAACACCCACACCGAACACAAGCACTTCATCTACGCCGACGGCCAACTCATCGCCATCAACATTAAAACCGACACCACAGCAAACTCACCCTCCATCCCCGACAAAACCCGCTACCTCCACTACGACAACCTCGGCTCCATCGACACCATCACCGACGGCCAAGGCAACATCGTTGAACGCATGGCATACACCGCCTTCGGACAAAGACGCCAAGGTGACTGGCGTGCCAACGACCCACTACTCCCCATCATCCCAACCCTAACCAACAGAGGCTTCACTGGACACGAGCACATTGATGAGATGGGCTTTATTCATATGAATGGACGGGTGTATGATCCACAGATAGGACGCTTCCTTGGTGCCGATCCAACCATTCAACATCCTTATAGCACGCAAGACTATAACAGATATTCTTATACCACTAATAATCCATTGAAATATGTAGATATGAATGGTTTTGGTTGGTTTAGCGAAGCTCGGAGAAATATAGCCAATTCTAAAAAATACGGTAGGCAGATTACCTCTATTGGTGTTCTATTTATATTTCCAGGAGTAAATATTTATGCAGCAGGTTTTTTATCAAGCATGATTGATAGTAAAGGTGACTTAAAACAAGGGGGGCTAAGTGCATTTACAGCAGGATTCAATGCTGGTGTATTGCATCCAATGAAAGCAGGCTTTGGCAAACTTATTGCTCATGGATTAACTGGCGGTATATGCAGTCGATTATCTGGTGGTAGTTTTAAAAGTGGGTTTTTAGAATTAGCTACAGGTTATGGCGCAAGTTGGTCAGGTGCCTATGAAGCAGCAGGCGTTAGTAGTCAGGCTGTCACTTGGGGGCAAAGAGCGCAAAATGTTGTTGCTTCTTATGTGGTTGGTGGGGTTGCTGCTGAGTTAGGTGATGGCAAGTTTAAAAATGGTGGAATGAGTGTGGCGTTTAGTAGGATGTTTAACGATCTTACAGATGATTTTACGCAAAGTTTTAGTAATATTGACGATCAAGTTAAAAATTTTATAGCAAAAGGTGCGGATGGTGCTGAATTTACCAAAAAAGATCAGGCAAGAGTCAATAATATTATGAAGGCCATTACAGTGATTCCAGTAGTTAGAGGAACCCTACCTTTGGCAAATACTACTAAAGGTGTTTATTATAGGAGTACACCTCACATTCCAAAGGTTGTAGATTTTATTGGAGGAAAGTATATACCACCAAGTCAACCCTCTAATTGGCCAGGAATCATAGGAACTGGAAGTTCTATAATTCCAAGATTTTCACCTGAAAATTTAGAGTATGAATTTTGGAAATAA
- a CDS encoding transposase, with protein MIVTQFNIQKDARWTFKAGKYTYGYSSVVTTNANGLINKATTHPANDSEMTHFEENVKQVGNQKGVSVLYDKGAASQANSEALKAQKLRDGIMRKKPKGKQMSHWHKLRNKAISKRRFGTLKRTYGLARSCYIGLEKVASEV; from the coding sequence TTGATAGTAACTCAATTCAATATTCAGAAAGATGCAAGATGGACATTTAAGGCGGGAAAATACACTTATGGATATTCATCAGTAGTAACAACTAATGCCAATGGATTAATTAACAAAGCCACTACACATCCTGCTAATGATAGTGAAATGACTCATTTTGAAGAAAATGTTAAACAGGTAGGCAATCAAAAAGGCGTAAGCGTTTTATACGACAAAGGGGCAGCCTCTCAAGCTAATAGTGAAGCACTTAAAGCACAGAAGTTAAGAGATGGTATTATGCGCAAAAAACCCAAAGGCAAGCAAATGAGTCATTGGCATAAATTACGCAATAAAGCAATCAGCAAAAGAAGGTTTGGTACGCTCAAACGCACTTATGGTTTGGCAAGAAGTTGTTATATTGGTTTAGAGAAAGTTGCCAGCGAAGTTTAA
- a CDS encoding transposase: protein MSHIKVDYSAVSLFKALLIGTWHNLSDEKLADSLSRDLVFINFCNFSLSGSKPDATTIGRFRTKLIKQNLFDRLLSSINLMLENNQLKLSNVQP, encoded by the coding sequence CTGTCTCATATTAAAGTTGACTATTCTGCTGTTAGTCTGTTTAAGGCGCTATTAATAGGCACATGGCATAATCTCTCTGATGAGAAGTTGGCTGATAGTCTTAGTAGAGATTTAGTCTTTATTAACTTTTGCAACTTTAGCCTAAGTGGCAGCAAACCTGATGCTACAACCATTGGCAGATTTAGAACTAAACTAATCAAACAAAATCTATTTGATAGACTTTTGAGTAGTATCAATCTTATGCTTGAGAACAATCAACTCAAACTCTCTAATGTGCAACCTTAA
- a CDS encoding RHS repeat-associated core domain-containing protein yields the protein MQTQVNIRRNIQKTHMSSTYLKGTNGNIDTLISNATNDDSGIEHNPKVTFTTNTSNTYYISAGAYSNNTGTYTLTATVTGSNANITPNPSDNYLYDANGNMTQNNRKLIQWTSFNKPKRFTNSNSNDTTTFAYAPNRNRYQKTQTKANSTTTITTTYISKLYEQIKQNTNAEHKHFIYADGQGNIVERMAYTAFGQRRQGDWRASDPLLPIIPTLTNRGFTGHEHIDEMGFIHMNGRVYNSSIGRFLSADPNIQAPYNTQSYNRYSYVLNNPLKYTDPSGFFLRKMFELSDKISKRFSPIGYAIQRSIEKAMMKNSTLRAIGMIAASAFGGPAGAAAFSARMAYLSGGNDGDIFRAAAVSFASASAAGYIGHGGVDGAPIVEGAINKAIAHGLAQGAISQISGGNFQDGFVGGFIGSVAGSSMGEGGDWSDIAGRTAIAATAGGITAELGGGKFSNGARSAAFVHLFNSELSTISLLTAGSLESNRVERLSLNEFKDEFSSLGYEQGFDFESDRLHLENDVRVKILSGSIKEISGNSYAKSLTADMTGGIFSKVSIFLGISNIFNILSAPNFRDYQFHYSYPNGSCQLDNYSIKQ from the coding sequence ATGCAAACCCAAGTTAATATACGCCGTAACATTCAAAAGACTCATATGTCAAGCACCTACCTCAAAGGCACCAATGGTAACATTGACACCCTAATCTCAAACGCAACCAACGACGATAGTGGCATTGAGCACAACCCAAAAGTCACCTTCACTACCAACACAAGCAACACTTACTACATCTCAGCAGGCGCTTACAGCAACAACACAGGCACCTACACCCTAACAGCAACAGTAACCGGCAGCAACGCCAACATCACCCCAAACCCATCAGACAATTACCTCTACGACGCCAACGGCAACATGACCCAAAACAACCGCAAACTCATCCAATGGACCTCCTTCAACAAACCCAAACGCTTCACCAACAGCAACAGCAACGACACCACCACCTTCGCCTACGCCCCCAACAGAAACCGATACCAAAAAACCCAAACCAAAGCCAACAGCACCACCACCATTACCACCACCTACATCAGCAAACTCTACGAACAAATCAAACAAAACACCAATGCCGAACACAAGCACTTCATCTACGCCGACGGCCAAGGCAACATCGTCGAACGCATGGCATACACTGCCTTCGGACAAAGACGCCAAGGCGACTGGCGTGCCAGCGACCCACTACTCCCCATCATCCCAACCCTAACCAACAGAGGCTTCACTGGCCACGAACACATTGATGAAATGGGCTTTATTCATATGAATGGACGGGTGTATAATTCGAGTATTGGGCGATTTTTGAGTGCCGATCCGAATATTCAAGCGCCTTATAATACGCAAAGTTATAATCGTTATTCTTATGTTTTGAACAATCCTTTGAAGTACACCGATCCTAGTGGTTTTTTTCTTCGAAAAATGTTTGAACTATCAGACAAAATCTCTAAGAGGTTTTCGCCCATAGGATACGCAATACAAAGATCTATTGAAAAGGCCATGATGAAGAACTCCACCCTTAGAGCCATTGGCATGATAGCTGCAAGCGCGTTTGGAGGGCCAGCAGGAGCCGCCGCTTTCTCTGCTAGAATGGCATACCTCTCAGGTGGTAATGACGGTGACATATTTAGAGCAGCAGCAGTTTCGTTTGCCTCAGCCAGTGCTGCAGGGTATATTGGACATGGGGGTGTAGATGGTGCACCGATAGTAGAAGGTGCGATTAATAAGGCAATAGCTCATGGGTTAGCTCAAGGGGCAATTAGCCAAATATCAGGTGGAAACTTTCAAGATGGGTTTGTTGGTGGTTTTATAGGTTCAGTAGCGGGCTCAAGTATGGGTGAAGGCGGAGATTGGTCAGATATTGCGGGACGAACAGCTATTGCTGCTACTGCAGGTGGGATTACCGCAGAGTTGGGTGGGGGTAAGTTTTCGAATGGGGCGAGGAGTGCGGCGTTTGTACATTTGTTTAATAGCGAATTGAGTACTATCTCTTTATTGACAGCTGGGAGCCTAGAATCCAATAGAGTAGAAAGGTTAAGTCTTAATGAATTTAAAGATGAATTTTCATCTCTCGGTTACGAGCAAGGTTTTGATTTTGAATCAGACAGGTTACACTTGGAAAACGATGTGCGTGTAAAAATACTTAGTGGATCTATTAAGGAAATATCAGGTAATTCATATGCTAAATCTTTAACTGCAGATATGACTGGTGGAATATTTTCCAAAGTTAGTATATTTCTTGGAATATCAAATATCTTTAATATCTTGAGTGCCCCTAATTTTAGAGATTATCAGTTTCATTATAGTTACCCTAATGGCTCTTGTCAGTTAGATAATTACTCTATCAAGCAATAA
- a CDS encoding RHS repeat-associated core domain-containing protein yields MQTQVNIHRNIQRTHMSSAYLKGTHGNTDTLISNTTNDDGGIGSNSKVTFTANTSNTYYISASAYSNNTGTYTLTATATGSNANITPNPSDNYLYDANGNMTQNNKKLIQWTSFNKPKRFTNSNDTTAFAYAPNRNRYQKTQTKANSNSTITTTYIGKLYEQIKQNTHTEHKHFIYADGQLIAINIKTNTTANTPSIPDKTRYLHYDNLGSIGSIDTITNGQGNIVERMAYTAFGQRRQGDWRASDPLLPIIPTLTNRGFTGHEHIDEMGFIHMNGRVYDPSIGRFLSADPNIQVPYNTQSYNRYSYVLNNPLKYTDPSGFFLRKMFGLSDKISKRFSPIGYAIQRSIEKAMMKNSTLRAIGMIAASAFGGPAGAAAFSARMAYLSGGNDGDIFKAAAVSFASASAAGYIGHGGVDGAPIVEGAINKAIAHGLAQGAISQISGGNFQDGFVGGFIGSVAGSSMGEGGDWSDIAGRTAIAATAGGITAELGGGKFSNGARSAAFVHLFNHEGGNISKALTPDSIVVPGFEGKIGVLTVNLNPATLEINMQNPYNSNSVLSSKYSGTIFGFGVSRTRYSYDLGKTWSTPIYGFASDWGVNNNGSFVYKTGIGFRRGNLDWQYDFDVPVGNMIFGRPVY; encoded by the coding sequence ATGCAAACCCAAGTTAATATACACCGCAACATTCAAAGGACTCATATGTCAAGCGCCTACCTCAAAGGCACCCATGGCAACACCGATACCCTAATCTCAAACACAACCAACGATGATGGCGGCATTGGAAGCAACTCAAAAGTCACCTTCACTGCCAACACAAGCAACACTTACTACATCTCAGCAAGCGCTTACAGCAACAACACAGGCACCTACACCCTAACAGCAACAGCAACCGGCAGCAACGCCAACATCACCCCAAACCCATCAGACAATTACCTCTACGACGCCAACGGCAACATGACCCAAAACAACAAAAAACTCATCCAATGGACCTCCTTCAACAAACCCAAACGCTTCACCAACAGCAACGACACCACCGCCTTCGCCTACGCCCCCAACAGAAACCGATACCAAAAAACCCAAACCAAAGCCAACAGCAACTCCACCATTACCACCACCTACATCGGCAAACTCTACGAACAAATCAAACAAAACACCCACACCGAACACAAACACTTCATCTATGCCGACGGCCAACTCATCGCCATCAACATTAAAACCAACACCACAGCAAACACACCCTCCATCCCCGACAAAACCCGCTACCTTCACTACGACAACCTCGGCTCCATCGGCTCCATCGACACCATCACCAACGGCCAAGGCAACATCGTTGAACGCATGGCATACACTGCCTTCGGACAAAGACGCCAAGGCGACTGGCGTGCCAGCGACCCACTACTCCCTATCATCCCAACCCTAACCAACAGAGGCTTCACTGGACACGAGCACATTGATGAAATGGGCTTTATTCATATGAATGGACGGGTGTATGATCCGAGTATTGGGCGATTTTTGAGTGCCGATCCGAATATTCAAGTGCCTTATAACACGCAAAGTTATAATCGCTATTCTTATGTTTTGAACAACCCTTTGAAGTATACCGATCCTAGTGGTTTTTTTCTTCGGAAAATGTTTGGGCTATCAGACAAAATCTCTAAGAGGTTTTCACCCATAGGATACGCAATACAAAGATCTATTGAAAAGGCCATGATGAAGAACTCCACCCTTAGAGCCATTGGCATGATAGCTGCAAGCGCGTTTGGAGGGCCAGCAGGAGCCGCCGCTTTCTCTGCTAGAATGGCATACCTCTCAGGTGGTAATGACGGTGACATATTTAAAGCAGCAGCAGTTTCGTTTGCCTCAGCCAGTGCTGCAGGGTATATTGGACATGGGGGTGTAGATGGTGCACCGATAGTAGAAGGTGCGATTAATAAGGCAATAGCTCATGGGTTAGCTCAAGGGGCAATTAGCCAAATATCAGGTGGAAACTTTCAAGATGGGTTTGTTGGTGGTTTTATAGGTTCAGTAGCGGGTTCAAGTATGGGTGAAGGCGGAGATTGGTCAGATATTGCGGGACGAACAGCCATTGCTGCTACTGCAGGTGGGATTACCGCAGAGTTGGGCGGGGGTAAGTTTTCGAATGGGGCGAGGAGTGCGGCGTTTGTGCATTTGTTTAATCATGAGGGTGGAAATATTAGTAAGGCTTTAACGCCTGATTCTATTGTTGTTCCAGGGTTTGAAGGGAAAATTGGGGTTTTAACTGTCAATCTTAATCCTGCAACATTAGAGATTAATATGCAAAACCCTTATAATTCTAATTCAGTTTTATCCTCCAAGTATTCTGGAACTATATTTGGCTTTGGCGTTAGCAGGACAAGATATTCTTACGATTTAGGAAAGACATGGTCAACGCCAATTTATGGTTTTGCTTCAGACTGGGGTGTAAATAACAATGGCAGTTTTGTATATAAAACTGGTATTGGATTTAGGAGAGGAAATCTAGATTGGCAATATGATTTTGATGTACCTGTGGGAAATATGATTTTCGGAAGACCGGTATATTAG
- a CDS encoding RHS repeat domain-containing protein, whose product MSRTYLRGTHDNTNTLTSNTTNDDSSIGRNSKATFTANTSNTYYISAGAYSNDTTTFTCTPNRSRYQKTQTKANSTTTITTTYIGKLYEQIKQNTHTEHKHFIYADGQLIAINIKTNTTANTPSIPDKTRYLHYDNLGSIDTITNGQGNIVERMAYTAFGQRRQDDWRANDPLLPIIPTLTNRGFTGHEHIDEMGFIHMNGRVYDPSIGRFLSADPNIQAPYNTQSYNRYSYVLNNPLKYTDPSGFWFMLLGDFVSKLENLMVRNRTLRVIGMVAAFAVGGPAAVAALSARLTHLAGGSEGDVIKAGITAGLASLASVYASEYVAGISGGASQVMVGGLSGGAISLISGGNFQDGFIGGLIGTIAGGYMGQGSAGWAGRTAIAAAAGGVVAELGGGKFANGALSAAFVHLFRESIRPAQRLKVRFSGGDDEIDGMYSNGEEAYNAGAEDPNASMKVRDQLLMYAQTPVGAKVMSQRGTLTIYPDNGDDPSASIGRMSINYNGRNPIALAHEMGHTIFGGGYVDYRGQGGCSSCPVGNVQVHENPFRRAIGKRLRKWYPNPNGQNFNVDGIWEGHW is encoded by the coding sequence ATGTCAAGAACCTACCTCAGAGGTACCCATGATAATACCAACACCCTGACCTCAAACACAACCAACGACGATAGTAGCATTGGGCGCAACTCAAAAGCCACTTTCACTGCCAACACAAGCAACACTTACTACATCTCAGCAGGCGCTTACAGCAACGATACCACCACTTTCACCTGCACCCCCAACAGAAGCCGATACCAAAAAACCCAAACCAAAGCCAACAGCACCACCACCATTACCACCACCTACATCGGCAAACTCTACGAACAAATCAAACAAAACACCCACACCGAACACAAACACTTCATCTACGCCGACGGCCAACTCATCGCCATCAACATTAAAACCAACACCACAGCAAACACACCCTCCATCCCCGACAAAACCCGCTATCTCCACTACGACAACCTCGGCTCCATCGACACCATCACCAACGGCCAAGGCAACATCGTCGAACGCATGGCATACACCGCCTTCGGACAAAGACGCCAAGACGACTGGCGTGCCAACGACCCACTACTCCCCATCATCCCAACCCTAACCAACAGAGGCTTCACTGGACACGAGCACATTGATGAAATGGGATTTATTCATATGAATGGACGGGTGTATGATCCGAGTATTGGGCGATTTTTGAGTGCTGATCCAAATATTCAAGCCCCTTATAACACTCAAAGTTATAATCGCTATTCTTATGTTTTGAACAACCCTTTGAAATATACCGATCCCAGTGGATTTTGGTTTATGTTGTTAGGAGATTTTGTAAGTAAACTTGAAAATCTTATGGTACGCAACCGCACCCTTAGAGTTATTGGCATGGTAGCCGCATTTGCAGTTGGAGGGCCAGCAGCAGTCGCTGCACTCTCTGCCAGATTAACACACCTCGCAGGTGGCAGTGAGGGTGATGTAATTAAAGCAGGAATAACTGCGGGATTAGCCTCACTTGCTTCGGTTTATGCCTCAGAATATGTTGCAGGAATAAGTGGTGGCGCTAGCCAAGTAATGGTCGGAGGTCTTTCTGGAGGGGCAATCAGTCTAATATCAGGTGGAAACTTTCAAGACGGGTTTATTGGCGGACTTATAGGTACAATAGCAGGTGGATACATGGGTCAAGGTAGTGCTGGATGGGCAGGACGCACAGCCATTGCCGCTGCAGCAGGTGGGGTTGTAGCAGAGTTAGGTGGGGGTAAATTTGCTAATGGGGCGCTTAGTGCGGCTTTTGTGCATTTGTTTCGTGAGTCGATAAGACCTGCACAGAGGTTGAAGGTTAGGTTTTCTGGGGGAGATGATGAAATTGACGGTATGTATAGTAATGGAGAAGAGGCATACAATGCTGGGGCTGAAGATCCTAACGCCTCTATGAAAGTGCGTGACCAACTTTTAATGTATGCTCAAACCCCAGTGGGTGCTAAAGTAATGTCTCAAAGGGGGACTTTAACAATATACCCAGACAATGGTGACGATCCTAGCGCATCCATTGGAAGGATGTCAATAAATTACAATGGCAGAAATCCTATTGCTCTTGCTCATGAAATGGGCCACACAATTTTTGGAGGTGGGTATGTTGATTATCGAGGTCAAGGGGGTTGCTCAAGTTGCCCTGTTGGCAATGTTCAAGTCCATGAAAATCCATTTAGACGAGCAATAGGAAAAAGGCTTAGAAAGTGGTACCCTAATCCTAATGGTCAGAATTTTAATGTAGATGGGATTTGGGAGGGACACTGGTAA